Sequence from the Sphingobium indicum B90A genome:
CGCCGGTCGCCTGCGCCAGCGGGACGATGCGCTGATCCGCCATGGTCGCATATTCGACCAGCCAGGCGCTGTCCTGCTTGCCTGCCGCTTCGACGGCGCGGCGCAGCTTGGGAAGGTTGCGGCCGATCTTCATGACGACCAGGGCATGGCTTTCATGGATGCGGCGGACCAGTTCCTCTTCCGGAAGGGTCGCCATCAGCACCGTCAGCACATCGTCGCCCCAACCGATCGGCGCGCCGCTGGCGGTCCAGGCGCCGGACATGCCGGTGATGCCGGGGACGATCTTCACCGGCCCGGCGAGGCGGCTGTGCAGGTGCATGAAGCTGCCGTAGAAGAAGGGATCGCCTTCGCAGAGGACCACCACATCCTCTCCTCCTGCGGAAAGCCCGTCCAGATACGCGGCGCAATCGGCGTAGAAGGCTGAAAGCAGATCGTTGTAGCGCGGATCGGACAGCGGGATTTCCGTCGTCACCGGATATTCCATCGCGAATTCGACGGCATCGGGATGCAACATGCCCTCCACGATGCCGCGGGCATGACCCGGCCTCCCCTTCTTGCGGAAATAGGCGATGTGCCGGGCGTCGCGGATCAGCCGGTCGGCCCGGACGCTCATCAGATCCCGCGCGCCCGGTCCCAGGCCCACGCCATGGATGGTCCCGCCCATCATTCCGCTGGACTCGCTATCGCATTGACCGCCGCGACCGTGATGGCGCTGCCGCCCAGGCGGCCCTCGACGATGCAGCAGGGGACGGGCTGGCTCTGCCAGAGCGCCTGCTTCGATTCCGCCGCGCCGATGAAGCCGACGGGACAGCCGATGATCGCGGCGGGACGGGGACAGGCCGGATCTTCCAGCATGTCGAGCAGGTGGAAGAGGGCCGTCGGCGCATTGCCGATCGCCACCAGCGCGCCCCCCAGATGTGGCCGCCAGAGTTCGAGTGCGGCGGCGGACCGGGTGTTGGACATGCGCGCCGCCAGCGCGGGCACCTGCGGATCGTTCAGCGTGCAGAAGATCGGATTGGCGGCGGGCAGGCGCTTCAGGGTTATGCCCTCCGACACCATGCGCGCGTCGCAGAGGATCGGCGCGCCCGCCCGAAGCGCGGCGATGGCGGCGAGGGCGAAGGAGGGGGAAAAGCGGATATGGGAAGCGAGGTCGACCAGTCCCGCCGCATGGATCATGCGGACGGCGATTCGTTCCTCCTCGGTCGAGAAGCGGGCGAGATCGGCTTCGGCGCGGATGGTGCGGAAGGACTGCCGGTAGATGGCGGCTCCGTCGGTTTCGTAGCTATGGGGCATCAGGGCCTTCCGAAAAGGGCGAGGACTTGTCGGGCGGTGAGGCCGGTCTTTTCCGGCGGCGATCCGGCGCGGGCGTTGCGCGACAGGTCGAAGCGGCCCTGCCGGCCGGTAAGGACCAGCTTGGCGGTTCCCTGGCGGGCGCAGCCCTTGGCGCAGCCCGAAACATGCAGCGACCCTTCGACAAGGGGCGCGAGCCGGGAAGCGAGGCCGCGGGTCTCGACGCTTGCCTGCGGGCATGCGGGCGCGCCGGGGCAGGCATCGACGCGCAGCAGGCCGTCCGGGGGGGCGTGACCGGCGCGTTGCGCGCCGCCTTCCAGGATCAGGCCGCGCCATGGCGTCAGGCGCAGGGCGGCGACGTTCCGTTTCCGCGTCAGCGCGATGAGGCCGTCGGCGTCAATCTGGCCGAAGGGGACGGCGTGGAACGGCCCGGATGCGCTGGCTAACACCTGGGAAAGCGCGCGGGATGGCGCAGGCGCCATTTCAGCGGCCATCGGCAGCGGCGCGCCATGCCTGGCTGCGCGGCCCGATGCCGCGCCGCCCGTGGCAAGGAACCAGCGGACAAGCGCGATCAGGTCGCTCGCCGCCGTTTCGACGCTGGTGGGCGAGCCCATGGGGCGTCCCTCCACCCGCAACAGCAGCGCGCCCGCCTGGCTTCGTTCGAAGCGAAAGTCAGCGGGAACCCCCGCGAGGCAGGGGGCAGGCCCCGCGTCGATGGCGATCCCGATCTTGGAGGGAAGCTGGGGCAGGTCGTCGAGATGGGCGATCAGGCGGAGCACGATGCTTTCGCTGTCGTCGCCGGGCGAGGAATCCGGCGCGAGCAGGAAATTGCGACGCACTTCGCGGGCCGGATCGGCATCAGCGAGGCCAAGGGCGACGAGCTGCCGGAGCAGCGGGCCGTGGCTTTGCTCCGTCACGCCGCGAAGCTGAAGCGCGGCCCGGTTGGTGAGGTCGATCAGGCCGTTGCCGTGAAGGCGGGCGGCTTCGGCAAGGGCGATGGCCTGCGGGACGGCGAGGCGGCCCTGCGGGGGACGGACCCGCACCAGCAACCCGTCGCCCGCCATCATCGGGCGCCATGCCGTCGGACACCAGCCGCGAATGGCGGCGGACGATGCGCTGTGCGCGTCTGGCAACGGACTTCACCTCCCACATCGCAACGACGACCGGAGGATGCTTCCCCCAGCCGCATTCGTCGCCCGTGCGGAGAACC
This genomic interval carries:
- the cobI gene encoding precorrin-2 C(20)-methyltransferase; this translates as MMGGTIHGVGLGPGARDLMSVRADRLIRDARHIAYFRKKGRPGHARGIVEGMLHPDAVEFAMEYPVTTEIPLSDPRYNDLLSAFYADCAAYLDGLSAGGEDVVVLCEGDPFFYGSFMHLHSRLAGPVKIVPGITGMSGAWTASGAPIGWGDDVLTVLMATLPEEELVRRIHESHALVVMKIGRNLPKLRRAVEAAGKQDSAWLVEYATMADQRIVPLAQATGAAPYFSILLVHGQGRRP
- a CDS encoding cobalamin synthesis protein CobG; amino-acid sequence: MMAGDGLLVRVRPPQGRLAVPQAIALAEAARLHGNGLIDLTNRAALQLRGVTEQSHGPLLRQLVALGLADADPAREVRRNFLLAPDSSPGDDSESIVLRLIAHLDDLPQLPSKIGIAIDAGPAPCLAGVPADFRFERSQAGALLLRVEGRPMGSPTSVETAASDLIALVRWFLATGGAASGRAARHGAPLPMAAEMAPAPSRALSQVLASASGPFHAVPFGQIDADGLIALTRKRNVAALRLTPWRGLILEGGAQRAGHAPPDGLLRVDACPGAPACPQASVETRGLASRLAPLVEGSLHVSGCAKGCARQGTAKLVLTGRQGRFDLSRNARAGSPPEKTGLTARQVLALFGRP
- a CDS encoding precorrin-8X methylmutase; the protein is MPHSYETDGAAIYRQSFRTIRAEADLARFSTEEERIAVRMIHAAGLVDLASHIRFSPSFALAAIAALRAGAPILCDARMVSEGITLKRLPAANPIFCTLNDPQVPALAARMSNTRSAAALELWRPHLGGALVAIGNAPTALFHLLDMLEDPACPRPAAIIGCPVGFIGAAESKQALWQSQPVPCCIVEGRLGGSAITVAAVNAIASPAE